The Salvelinus namaycush isolate Seneca chromosome 1, SaNama_1.0, whole genome shotgun sequence genome has a window encoding:
- the LOC120040359 gene encoding caspase-3-like, with the protein MSDLVDAKGIAAHGLGSPSVQRFTTKNPEVDAKPPADMYTYKMNYPSLGQCVIINNKNFDKHTGMSFRNGTDVDAGHAIKVFSSLGYKVKVANDQTVQQIQQLLYKVSQDDHSQSASFVCVMLSHGDEGVFYGTDGNVELKKLTGLFRGDRCKTLVGKPKLFFIQACRGTDLDGGIETDAVADDSPERIPVEADFLYAYSTAPGYYSWRNTQKGSWFMQALCEMLQRYGKQLEIMQIMTRVNHMVALDFESFSNMPGFTAKRQIPCIVSMLTKDLYFPH; encoded by the exons ATGTCTGATTTGGTGGATGCCAAAGGGATAGCTGCACATGG GCTGGGCAGTCCCTCAGTGCAAAGGTTTACGACAAAGAATCCTGAAGTAGACGCTAAGCCTCCGGCTGACATGTACACATATAAGATGAACTACCCCAGCCTTGGACAGTGTgtcatcatcaacaacaagaaCTTTGACAAGCACACAG GAATGAGCTTTCGCAATGGAACAGACGTGGATGCAGGACATGCGATCAAAGTGTTCTCGAGTTTGGGGTACAAAGTGAAGGTTGCCAATGACCAGACTGTGCAACAGATACAACAGCTGCTTTACAAAG TGTCTCAAGACGACCACAGCCAGTCGGCctcctttgtgtgtgtgatgctgaGCCATGGAGACGAGGGGGTGTTTTATGGCACAGATGGCAACGTAGAACTCAAGAAGCTCACTGGCCTCTTTAGGGGGGACCGCTGCAAAACGCTGGTGGGCAAGCCCAAACTCTTCTTTATCCAG GCGTGCCGTGGCACTGACCTGGATGGTGGCATAGAGACAGACGCCGTTGCTGATGACTCTCCAGAGAGGATTCCTGTTGAGGCAGACTTTCTCTACGCTTATTCTACAGCCCCAG GCTACTACTCCTGGAGGAACACCCAGAAGGGCTCCTGGTTCATGCAGGCCCTCTGTGAGATGTTACAAAGGTACGGCAAACAGCTGGAGATCATGCAGATCATGACACGTGTCAACCACATGGTGGCACTTGACTTCGAGTCTTTCTCCAACATGCCCGGCTTTACTGCCAAAAGGCAGATCCCTTGCATTGTGTCTATGTTGACCAAAGATCTCTACTTTCCACATTGA